A window of the Chaetodon trifascialis isolate fChaTrf1 chromosome 9, fChaTrf1.hap1, whole genome shotgun sequence genome harbors these coding sequences:
- the LOC139336398 gene encoding AP-2 complex subunit mu-like produces the protein MIGGLFIYNHKGEVLISRVYRDDIGRNAVDAFRVNVIHARQQVRSPVTNIARTSFFHVKRSNIWLAAVTKQNVNATMVFEFLYKMCDVMSAYFGKISEENVKNNFVLIYELLDEILDFGYPQNSETGALKTFITQQGIKSQVRPHGTKEEQSQITSQVTGQIGWRREGIKYRRNELFLDVLESVNLLMSPQGQVLSAHVSGRVVMKSYLSGMPECKFGMNDKIVIDRQGKGGSSEDGGKSKQSIAIDDCTFHQCVRLSKFDSERSISFIPPDGDYELMRYRTTKDIILPFRVIPLVREVGRTKLEVKVVIKSNFKSSLLAQKIEVRIPTPLNTSGVQLICMKGKAKYKASENAIVWKIKRMAGMKESQISAEIELLPTNDKKKWARPPISMNFEVPFAPSGLKVRYLKVFEPKLNYSDHDVIKWVRYIGRSGIYETRC, from the exons ATGATCGGAGGACTCTTCATCTACAACCACAAGGGGGAGGTGTTGATCTCCAGGGTGTACCGTGATGACATCGG GAGAAATGCGGTGGACGCGTTTCGAGTCAACGTCATCCACGCCCGGCAGCAGGTCCGCTCTCCGGTCACCAACATCGCCCGGACCAGCTTCTTCCACGTCAAACGCTCCAACATCTGGCTGGCCGCCGTCACCAAGCAGAACGTCAACGCCACCATGGTGTTCGAGTTCCTCTACAAGATGTGTGACGTCATGTCCGCCTACTTTGGCAAGATCAGCGAGGAGAACGTCAAGAACAACTTTGTCCTCATCTACGAGCTGCTCGACG AAATTCTGGACTTCGGCTACCCTCAGAACTCAGAGACTGGAGCTCTGAAGACCTTCATCACTCAGCAGGGCATCAAGAGTCAGGTACGACCACACGGC ACCAAAGAGGAGCAGTCTCAGATCACCAGCCAGGTGACGGGTCAGATCggctggaggagagaaggaatCAAATACAGACGCAACGAGCTGTTTCTGGACGTCCTGGAGAGCGTCAACCTGCTCATGTCCCCGCAAG gtcAGGTGCTCAGCGCTCACGTCTCGGGGCGGGTGGTGATGAAGAGTTACCTGAGCGGGATGCCTGAGTGTAAGTTTGGGATGAACGATAAGATCGTCATCGACCggcagggaaaaggaggaagcTCTGAGGACGGCggaaagag taAACAGTCCATCGCCATCGACGACTGCACCTTCCATCAGTGTGTCCGACTCAGCAAGTTCGACTCTGAGCGCAGCATCAGCTTCATCCCTCCGGACGGAGACTACGAGCtcatgag gtacCGGACCACCAAAGACATCATCCTGCCCTTCAGGGTCATCCCTCTGGTCCGAGAGGTCGGTCGCACCAAACTGGAGGTCAAAGTCGTCATCAAGTCCAACTTCAAGTCGTCGCTGCTGGCTCAGAAAATCGAG GTTCGGATCCCCACCCCCCTCAACACCAGCGGGGTACAGCTCATCTGTATGAAGGGAAAAGCAAAGTACAAAGCCAGCGAGAACGCCATCGTGTGGAA gatAAAGCGCATGGCGGGGATGAAGGAGTCTCAGATCAGCGCTGAGATCGAGCTGCTGCCGACCAATGACAAGAAGAAGTGGGCTCGGCCTCCGATCTCCATGAACTTTGAG gtgcCCTTCGCTCCCTCAGGTCTGAAGGTTCGGTACCTGAAGGTGTTCGAGCCGAAGCTCAACTACAGCGACCACGATGTCATTAAATGGGTTCGTTACATCGGACGCAGCGGCATCTACGAAACGCGCTGCTGA
- the LOC139336387 gene encoding segment polarity protein dishevelled homolog DVL-3 isoform X2 translates to MGDSMAEETRVIYHLEDQETPYLIRINVPAQRVTLADFKQVVNKPNVKFFFKSVDDDFGVVKEEISDDAARLPFVNGRVVCWLVSSDTCQSEFRGSDILTLATPTDLGPPPVERTGGIGDSRPPSFHAAAVSGQDELQGSEVNPENDPGGCLNGHTPQPPEQSGAEPAGGGDSSSTQQSSQLETTSFCSSEEDSGGRFSQSTEQSSSSPRLVRRQRRRHRKPKTQRMERSVSFSSVTDSTMSLNVITVTLNMERYNFLGISIVGQSNDRGDGGIYIGSIMKGGAVAADGRIEPGDMLLQVNDINFENMSNDDAVRVLREIVHKPGPVTLTVAKCWDPNPRGCFTLPRSEPVRPIDPAAWVSHTAAMTGRLLPHYGIHEENHLSIHSNMTAVVKAMANSESGLEVRDRMWLKITIPNAFIGSDVVDWLHRNVEGFTDRREARKYAGNLLKAGYIRHTVNKVTFSEQCYYVFGDLCGDLGVMSLLDHEETSSRGGGSDCDPPAPASGPQWPPVFPYQYPVPHPYSSPPPLHQLLAWGGGGGSQHSEGSSGSNCSDGQKEGGGGSQSESSKQEVSALPDKRLVAESPVDDGARRPPTFFSGLHDNKDSKDPPPAPSPPRGDGPGGTCSCPGGGQRPG, encoded by the exons ATGGGGGACAGCATGGCGGAGGAGACCCGGGTCATCTACCACCTGGAGGACCAGGAGACCCCCTACCTGATCCGGATCAACGTGCCCGCGCAGCGCGTCACCCTGGCGGACTTCAAACAGGTCGTGAACAAACCGAACGTCAAATTCTTCTTTAAGTCCGTGGACGACGACTTCGG GGTTGTCAAAGAGGAGATCAGTGATGATGCTGCCAGGCTGCCCTTTGTGAATGGACGAGTCGTCTGCtgg CTGGTGTCTTCAGACACCTGTCAGTCAGAGTTCAGGGGTTCAGATATTCTGACTTTAGCCACTCCCACTGATCTGGGCCCACCCCCAGTAGAGAGGACAGGTGGTATTGGAGACTCCAGACCTCCGTCCTTCCA tgctgctgctgtgagtggTCAGGACGAGCTGCAGGGATCAGAGGTCAACCCAGAGAATGATCCAG gtgGCTGTCTGAATGGCCACACCCCCCAACCACCTGAGCAGAGTGGGGCGGAACCCGCAGGTGGAGGCGACAGCTCATCAACCCAGCAGAGCAGCCAATTAGAGACAACCAGTTTCTGCTCGTCTGAGGAAGACTCAGGAGGAAG GTTCAGCCAAtcaacagagcagagcagctcgTCACCGCGACTCGTCAGGCGACAACGGCGCCGCCACCgaaaacccaaaacacagcGAATGGAgagg tctgtgtcttTCAGCAGTGTCACTGACTCCACCATGTCGCTCAACGTCATCACTGTCACTCTGAACATGG agaggtATAACTTCCTGGGTATCAGTATTGTTGGTCAGAGTAACGACCGAGGAGACGGAGGCATTTACATCGGCTCCATCATGAAGGGAGGAGCGGTGGCAGCAGACGGACGCATCGAACCCGGGGACATGTTACTGCAG gtCAACGACATCAACTTTGAGAACATGAGTAACGACGACGCTGTTCGAGTCCTGAGAGAGATCGTTCACAAACCTGG TCCTGTGACGTTAACGGTGGCAAAGTGTTGGGATCCAAACCCACGAGGCTGCTTCACACTGCCGAGGA GCGAGCCGGTCCGTCCGATCGACCCAGCTGCCTGGGTGTCACACACCGCCGCCATGACAGGAAGGCTCCTCCCACACTATG GTATACACGAAGAAAACCATCTCAGCATCCACAGCAACATGACAGCTGTTGTCAAGGCAATGGCCAATTCGGAGTCCGGCCTGGAGGTTCGGGACCGGATGTGGTTGAAGATCACCATCCCCAACGCCTTCATCG GTTCAGATGTGGTGGACTGGCTCCATCGTAACGTGGAAGGTTTCACCGACCGCCGCGAAGCTCGCAAGTATGCTGGAAACCTGCTAAAGGCTGGTTATATCCGACACACCGTCAACAAGGTGACCTTCTCGGAGCAGTGCTACTACGTGTTCGGAGACCTCTGTGGAG atCTGGGCGTGATGTCTCTACTGGATCATGAAGAAACCTCCAGTCGAGGAGGAGGGTCGGACTGTGACCCGCCGGCTCCAGCTTCAGGTCCCCAGTGGCCCCCAGTCTTCCCCTACCAGTACCCCGTCCCTCACCCCTACAGCTCGCCCCCCCCCCTGCACCAGCTGCTGGCctggggggggggaggaggaagtCAGCACAGTGAGG GAAGCAGCGGCTCAAACTGCAGCGACGgtcagaaggagggaggaggagggagccaatcagagtccagcaaacaggaagtgagcgcTCTGCCTGACAAACGGCTGGTGGCCGAGTCCCCCGTTGACGACGGCGCCCGACGACCCCCGACCTTCTTCTCTGGTCTCCATGATAACAAAGACTCAAAGGACCCCCCGCCGGCCCCTTCGCCGCCGCGAG GTGATGGACCTGGGGGCACCTGTAGCTGTccaggaggaggacaaagaccTGGATAA
- the LOC139336387 gene encoding segment polarity protein dishevelled homolog DVL-3 isoform X1 has product MGDSMAEETRVIYHLEDQETPYLIRINVPAQRVTLADFKQVVNKPNVKFFFKSVDDDFGVVKEEISDDAARLPFVNGRVVCWLVSSDTCQSEFRGSDILTLATPTDLGPPPVERTGGIGDSRPPSFHAAAVSGQDELQGSEVNPENDPGGCLNGHTPQPPEQSGAEPAGGGDSSSTQQSSQLETTSFCSSEEDSGGRFSQSTEQSSSSPRLVRRQRRRHRKPKTQRMERSVSFSSVTDSTMSLNVITVTLNMERYNFLGISIVGQSNDRGDGGIYIGSIMKGGAVAADGRIEPGDMLLQVNDINFENMSNDDAVRVLREIVHKPGPVTLTVAKCWDPNPRGCFTLPRSEPVRPIDPAAWVSHTAAMTGRLLPHYGIHEENHLSIHSNMTAVVKAMANSESGLEVRDRMWLKITIPNAFIGSDVVDWLHRNVEGFTDRREARKYAGNLLKAGYIRHTVNKVTFSEQCYYVFGDLCGDLGVMSLLDHEETSSRGGGSDCDPPAPASGPQWPPVFPYQYPVPHPYSSPPPLHQLLAWGGGGGSQHSEGSSGSNCSDGQKEGGGGSQSESSKQEVSALPDKRLVAESPVDDGARRPPTFFSGLHDNKDSKDPPPAPSPPRGQHHDLSASRQSFCLAMRNPSDFFVDVM; this is encoded by the exons ATGGGGGACAGCATGGCGGAGGAGACCCGGGTCATCTACCACCTGGAGGACCAGGAGACCCCCTACCTGATCCGGATCAACGTGCCCGCGCAGCGCGTCACCCTGGCGGACTTCAAACAGGTCGTGAACAAACCGAACGTCAAATTCTTCTTTAAGTCCGTGGACGACGACTTCGG GGTTGTCAAAGAGGAGATCAGTGATGATGCTGCCAGGCTGCCCTTTGTGAATGGACGAGTCGTCTGCtgg CTGGTGTCTTCAGACACCTGTCAGTCAGAGTTCAGGGGTTCAGATATTCTGACTTTAGCCACTCCCACTGATCTGGGCCCACCCCCAGTAGAGAGGACAGGTGGTATTGGAGACTCCAGACCTCCGTCCTTCCA tgctgctgctgtgagtggTCAGGACGAGCTGCAGGGATCAGAGGTCAACCCAGAGAATGATCCAG gtgGCTGTCTGAATGGCCACACCCCCCAACCACCTGAGCAGAGTGGGGCGGAACCCGCAGGTGGAGGCGACAGCTCATCAACCCAGCAGAGCAGCCAATTAGAGACAACCAGTTTCTGCTCGTCTGAGGAAGACTCAGGAGGAAG GTTCAGCCAAtcaacagagcagagcagctcgTCACCGCGACTCGTCAGGCGACAACGGCGCCGCCACCgaaaacccaaaacacagcGAATGGAgagg tctgtgtcttTCAGCAGTGTCACTGACTCCACCATGTCGCTCAACGTCATCACTGTCACTCTGAACATGG agaggtATAACTTCCTGGGTATCAGTATTGTTGGTCAGAGTAACGACCGAGGAGACGGAGGCATTTACATCGGCTCCATCATGAAGGGAGGAGCGGTGGCAGCAGACGGACGCATCGAACCCGGGGACATGTTACTGCAG gtCAACGACATCAACTTTGAGAACATGAGTAACGACGACGCTGTTCGAGTCCTGAGAGAGATCGTTCACAAACCTGG TCCTGTGACGTTAACGGTGGCAAAGTGTTGGGATCCAAACCCACGAGGCTGCTTCACACTGCCGAGGA GCGAGCCGGTCCGTCCGATCGACCCAGCTGCCTGGGTGTCACACACCGCCGCCATGACAGGAAGGCTCCTCCCACACTATG GTATACACGAAGAAAACCATCTCAGCATCCACAGCAACATGACAGCTGTTGTCAAGGCAATGGCCAATTCGGAGTCCGGCCTGGAGGTTCGGGACCGGATGTGGTTGAAGATCACCATCCCCAACGCCTTCATCG GTTCAGATGTGGTGGACTGGCTCCATCGTAACGTGGAAGGTTTCACCGACCGCCGCGAAGCTCGCAAGTATGCTGGAAACCTGCTAAAGGCTGGTTATATCCGACACACCGTCAACAAGGTGACCTTCTCGGAGCAGTGCTACTACGTGTTCGGAGACCTCTGTGGAG atCTGGGCGTGATGTCTCTACTGGATCATGAAGAAACCTCCAGTCGAGGAGGAGGGTCGGACTGTGACCCGCCGGCTCCAGCTTCAGGTCCCCAGTGGCCCCCAGTCTTCCCCTACCAGTACCCCGTCCCTCACCCCTACAGCTCGCCCCCCCCCCTGCACCAGCTGCTGGCctggggggggggaggaggaagtCAGCACAGTGAGG GAAGCAGCGGCTCAAACTGCAGCGACGgtcagaaggagggaggaggagggagccaatcagagtccagcaaacaggaagtgagcgcTCTGCCTGACAAACGGCTGGTGGCCGAGTCCCCCGTTGACGACGGCGCCCGACGACCCCCGACCTTCTTCTCTGGTCTCCATGATAACAAAGACTCAAAGGACCCCCCGCCGGCCCCTTCGCCGCCGCGAGGTCAGCATCATGACCTTTCTGCTTCCCGACAGTCCTTCTGCCTGGCCATGAGAAACCCCAGTGATTTCTTTGTGGATGTCATGTGA
- the LOC139336500 gene encoding stress-associated endoplasmic reticulum protein 1 has protein sequence MVAKQRIRMANEKHSKNITQRGNVAKSTRNLTEDKGVGPWLLALFVFVVCGSAIFQIIQSIRMGM, from the exons ATGGTGGCCAAACAGAGGATCCGCATGGCGAACGAGAAGCACAGCAAGAACATCACGCAGCGAGGAAACGTGGCGAAGTCAACG AGGAACCTGACGGAGGACAAAGGTGTGGGTCCCTGGCTGCTCGCGCTCTTCGTCTTCGTCGTCTGTGGATCAG ccatTTTCCAGATCATCCAGAGCATCAGGATGGGCATGTAG
- the mmp23bb gene encoding matrix metallopeptidase 23bb, whose translation MDLPLLLLLLMMMMVVMKVSGAALRPQTAGSSRAAAVAAFGGTRSKRYAINPVGHKWTHHNLTYRITVFPNTLNIEDTRKAISIAFTKWSDVSPLTFTEVTDGNATADITIGFYTFNHTDCWWSPLHPCFDGLNGELAHAFLPPRGEIHFDNHEFWILGKSRFSWKQGVWLNDLVQVAAHEIGHALGLWHSRDPQALMHPNATYTGQRNIAQDDVWGIQRLYGCLDKKRVCEPWARLGFCERRKTFMKKNCPQRCDLCYEPLEAVTTPTPPPANVKIKMVPRGKVVGFRCGTKNPRSPPKVSWYKDGEQILTSVPGYIIMKDRDLRIVANEFNEGVYTCRVHRRGDIVSANSWAIRLKPEEPSNS comes from the exons ATGgaccttcctctgctgctgctgctgctgatgatgatgatggtggtgatgaagGTGAGCGGAGCCGCTCTGAGGCCGCAG actgctggcagcagcagagcggcggcggtggcggcgtTTGGAGGAACGAGAAGCAAACGCTACGCCATCAACCCCGTGGGACACAAGTGGACTCACCACAACCTCACCTACAG gaTCACAGTGTTTCCTAACACTCTGAACATCGAGGACACGAGGAAGGCCATCAGCATCGCTTTCACAAAGTGGAGCGACGTGTCTCCGCTGACCTTCACTGAGGTTACCGACGGCAACGCCACTGCTGACATCACCATTG gctTCTACACCTTTAACCACACGGACTGCTGGTGGTCTCCTCTCCACCCGTGTTTCGACGGGCTGAACGGTGAGCTGGCTCACGCCTTCCTGCCGCCACGAGGAGAAATCCACTTTGACAATCACGAGTTCTGGATCCTCGGCAAGTCCAGATTCAGCTGGAAACAGG GAGTGTGGCTGAACGACCTGGTCCAGGTGGCGGCTCATGAGATCGGTCACGCGCTCGGCCTGTGGCACTCCAGAGACCCTCAGGCTCTGATGCATCCCAACGCCACCTACACCGGCCAGAGGAACATCGCCCAGGACGACGTGTGGGGCATCCAGAGACTCTACG gTTGTCTGGATAAGAAGCGAGTCTGCGAACCGTGGGCTCGACTCGGCTTCTGCGAGCGGAGGAAGACCTTCATGAAGAAGAATTGTCCTCAGCGCTGTGATCTGTGCTACG AGCCGCTGGAAGCAGTTACCACACCAACGCCACCTCCAGCCAATGTCAAGATCAAGATGGTTCCCCGGGGGAAGGTGGTGGGTTTCCGCTGTGGAACCAAAAACCCCCGCTCACCGCCCAAAGTCAG ctggtATAAAGATGGCGAGCAGATCCTGACCTCCGTCCCCGGCTACATCATCATGAAGGACAGAGACCTCCGCATCGTTGCAAATGAGTTCAATGAGGGCGTTTACACCTGCCGCGTCCATCGACGGGGAGACATCGTGTCCGCCAACTCGTGGGCCATCCGCCTGAAACCAGAAGAGCCGTCCAACAGCTGA